The proteins below come from a single Roseiflexus sp. RS-1 genomic window:
- the recN gene encoding DNA repair protein RecN: MLLELNISDFAIIERLNLRFCDGFNVLTGETGAGKSIIIDALGTLRGERTDPSFVRAGSERARVEGIFSIADRPDLLALLDEYGLRDDDDQVILSREIIRESGRSVARVNGRAVSSAVLRDIGSRLVDIHGQHEGLSLFNSRTHGEMLDRFGGLIPLRERVAAQVAALRQVRDELDALRRAAQRRTERIQELTFLLEDVRAARLRPGEEEELLRERALLQNGARITELVTTTYALLYTGDETGRRAARPAVELLGAINDALTELARLDPTLSQAAEQAAELLYSVEDLATRIRAYRDSMEFDPARLDAIEDRLTLIRDMQRKYRGSIEHILERAASAEAEIERLTRSAEHLADLEAKEQRLLDEIGRLAGELSQRRREAGDRLAAAVEQAARDLALPHVRFAVNLERTEDPEGVPIIENGVERRWSFDRSGVDTVEFLLSPNPGEPLKPLARIASGGESARLLLALKSILSRVDDIPTLVFDEIDVGVGGRAGQVVGEKLWSISDRHQVICITHLPQVAAFADAHYAIAKLFSDGRTRTVVAQLDDAQRAHEIAAMLDGTPVSEHSLRSALDMLERARAYKQRTDRNLSPDALHVEVKQ, translated from the coding sequence ATGTTGCTTGAACTCAACATCAGCGATTTTGCGATTATCGAACGCCTCAATCTGCGCTTCTGCGACGGGTTCAATGTCCTGACCGGCGAAACCGGCGCTGGCAAGTCGATCATTATCGATGCGCTAGGCACGCTGCGCGGCGAGCGGACTGACCCCTCGTTTGTGCGCGCCGGAAGTGAGCGCGCGCGGGTTGAGGGGATTTTCAGCATCGCCGATCGCCCCGATCTCCTCGCGCTCCTCGATGAGTATGGCTTGCGCGACGACGACGATCAGGTGATCCTGTCACGCGAGATCATCCGTGAGAGCGGGCGCAGTGTTGCGCGCGTGAACGGTCGTGCGGTAAGCAGCGCCGTGTTGCGCGATATTGGCAGCCGCCTGGTTGATATTCACGGTCAACACGAAGGTCTTTCGCTCTTCAACAGTCGCACCCACGGCGAGATGCTCGATCGGTTCGGCGGTCTGATACCGTTGCGTGAACGGGTTGCGGCGCAGGTTGCGGCGCTGCGCCAGGTGCGCGACGAACTCGATGCGTTGCGGCGCGCAGCGCAGCGTCGGACTGAGCGCATCCAGGAGTTGACGTTCCTGCTCGAGGACGTTCGAGCAGCGCGTCTGCGTCCGGGTGAAGAGGAGGAGTTGCTGCGCGAGCGTGCGCTGCTTCAGAATGGTGCGCGCATTACAGAACTGGTGACAACGACATATGCGCTCCTGTATACCGGCGATGAGACAGGGCGACGCGCCGCTCGACCCGCCGTCGAACTCCTGGGCGCTATCAACGATGCGCTGACCGAACTCGCCCGCCTTGACCCGACGCTGAGCCAGGCAGCCGAACAGGCGGCTGAACTGCTCTACAGTGTTGAGGATCTGGCAACGCGCATCCGCGCCTATCGCGATTCCATGGAGTTTGATCCGGCTCGTCTCGATGCTATCGAGGATCGTTTGACGCTGATCCGCGATATGCAGCGAAAGTATCGCGGCAGTATCGAGCATATCCTGGAGCGCGCAGCATCCGCTGAGGCGGAGATTGAACGCCTGACCCGCAGCGCGGAGCATCTGGCTGACCTGGAAGCGAAAGAACAACGCCTGCTCGATGAGATCGGTCGTCTCGCTGGCGAGTTGTCGCAACGGCGGCGTGAAGCAGGTGATCGCCTGGCAGCGGCGGTCGAACAGGCAGCGCGCGATCTCGCTCTCCCACATGTGCGCTTCGCAGTCAATCTGGAACGCACTGAAGATCCGGAAGGGGTTCCAATCATCGAGAACGGCGTTGAGCGCCGCTGGTCGTTTGATCGCTCCGGTGTCGATACGGTTGAATTCCTGCTCTCGCCCAACCCCGGCGAACCGCTCAAGCCACTGGCGCGGATTGCGTCGGGCGGCGAAAGCGCCCGTCTGCTGCTGGCGTTGAAATCGATCCTTTCGCGCGTTGATGACATTCCGACCCTGGTGTTCGATGAGATCGACGTCGGCGTTGGCGGTCGCGCCGGTCAGGTGGTGGGCGAGAAACTCTGGAGCATCAGCGACCGGCATCAGGTCATCTGCATCACGCACCTGCCGCAGGTCGCCGCATTCGCCGATGCGCACTACGCAATTGCCAAACTCTTCAGTGACGGCCGAACGCGCACGGTGGTGGCGCAACTCGACGATGCCCAGCGAGCGCATGAGATTGCTGCCATGCTCGATGGTACGCCGGTGAGCGAACACAGTCTTCGGAGCGCTCTGGATATGCTCGAACGGGCGCGGGCGTACAAACAGCGGACTGATCGCAATCTGTCACCTGACGCACTTCACGTTGAGGTCAAGCAATGA
- a CDS encoding O-antigen ligase family protein, protein MLRPSPVAVWCERVIEGGWLLALLLIPTYFNLLSARHFEPDKATTLRSIVMIMLAAALIHALEKISASRPPADGDANGASWWRRVAAVPLAVPTLIYAAVFVLATVVSVAPAVSFWGSYQRLQGTFTNLSYIMLGVLIALYLRRRAQLDRLVVVMILSSLIAAGYGLVQHLQLDPLPWRGDVVSRVASTMGNSIFVAAYMIMVLPYALYRGIIAVHHARSSQVSPSQPSVDLGWGAAYALLALAALALVFAAMMFSAVVRAADLRYWWVYPGALVVAGGLFLLIALAPHRAERLTFGTLIPGILLLGYVILLGISYTLGQGPNQRVVPLEGRPGVEWPLWLGIATALMTAGYALVILLPRRPDTPSRLSYALEAVGAFVITALLLIATFFTQSRGPWIGGFAALFVFFTLLIVLALHRARRDNPARVRLWRGLLIGEVTLAIALGGFLAAFNLSDAPVFQQLRDVPYIGRMGRLLEVESGTGRVRWLIWFGDDKAGGAAGLIRSDPLRMIVGWGPETMFVAYNPFYPPSLTSLEARSASPDRSHQAYLDEIINKGLLGLISYLFLLFSFFALAWRLMTHLDDWGLQVLIIAAVAAVTAHAVEGLTGIPIVSTLMLQWVSFAVVVSAGGIAGMYRLPGMPPVQTMPEKASALPGAPTPDNATRSSRTPKDRAPEKATTSARQRSGRRAEAVRRGSSPARPAASRTRQEGRAAAMAVYAVILIIALLGVWAFNVDSVLADMRLQQAQGYIDNPGGRLEQQIIGASYLLDAIRMEPDQDFYYLTLGRSLMTMVTLRVNEARQNGASLGQIDPNASVATLLQLDDTAALQSFVLQRTPMELLSYARAVLLRAQQLAPLNKDHAANLARMYNFWYQNLSGGQDREALTQAIEWYQRAHAIAPQDVAILNEYAAAVARSGDYDQALALLEKSRWLDPLYNDTPLRMGDILRTQGKFADAVDHYLMVLERDPRALDGQITAIAAALSSDPDQMKRLRDGYLAARSSRPDDPQLSSIIGLLSVRAGDLETAATAFAEAVRLQPDNLEARQNYTIVLSDLLRYDQAAQQAQELLTRAAQRQETTDQQRAAIEALLGYLRQRAGG, encoded by the coding sequence GTGTTACGTCCATCTCCTGTCGCAGTCTGGTGCGAGCGTGTGATCGAGGGTGGATGGTTGCTCGCGCTGCTCCTGATACCAACATACTTCAATCTGCTGTCAGCCCGTCACTTCGAGCCGGATAAAGCCACGACGCTGCGCTCGATTGTGATGATCATGCTGGCAGCGGCGCTGATCCATGCACTCGAAAAAATCTCTGCCTCACGCCCTCCTGCCGACGGGGACGCAAACGGCGCCTCCTGGTGGCGTCGTGTCGCCGCTGTGCCGCTCGCTGTTCCAACCCTGATCTATGCTGCGGTCTTCGTGCTGGCGACAGTGGTGTCGGTCGCGCCAGCGGTCAGTTTCTGGGGGTCCTACCAGCGCTTGCAAGGCACATTCACGAACCTCTCCTATATCATGCTCGGCGTCCTGATTGCGCTCTACCTGCGTCGTCGCGCGCAACTTGATCGCCTGGTCGTCGTGATGATCCTGTCCAGCCTGATCGCCGCTGGCTACGGTCTCGTGCAGCATCTTCAGCTCGATCCGCTCCCCTGGCGCGGCGATGTGGTGTCCCGCGTCGCTTCCACGATGGGAAATTCGATCTTTGTGGCAGCGTACATGATCATGGTGCTGCCCTACGCGCTCTATCGCGGCATTATTGCCGTGCATCATGCGCGCAGCAGCCAGGTCTCCCCTTCGCAGCCGTCGGTCGATCTCGGATGGGGAGCGGCGTATGCGCTCCTGGCGCTGGCCGCGCTGGCGCTGGTTTTCGCCGCCATGATGTTCAGCGCAGTGGTGCGCGCCGCCGATCTGCGCTACTGGTGGGTCTACCCCGGTGCGCTGGTGGTTGCGGGCGGGTTGTTTCTGCTGATCGCACTGGCGCCGCACCGCGCTGAGCGCCTGACATTCGGGACGCTGATACCAGGCATCCTGCTGCTCGGATACGTCATCCTTCTCGGCATTTCGTATACGCTGGGGCAGGGACCGAACCAGCGGGTGGTTCCGCTGGAGGGGCGGCCGGGGGTTGAGTGGCCACTCTGGTTGGGGATTGCGACCGCGCTCATGACAGCCGGTTATGCGCTGGTGATTCTGCTTCCGCGGCGCCCCGACACTCCATCGCGCCTCAGTTACGCACTCGAAGCGGTCGGTGCATTCGTGATCACAGCCCTGCTGCTGATCGCCACCTTTTTTACCCAGAGTCGCGGACCCTGGATCGGCGGCTTTGCAGCCCTGTTTGTGTTCTTTACCCTGCTGATTGTGCTCGCGTTGCACCGGGCGCGTCGGGATAACCCGGCGCGTGTGCGACTCTGGCGCGGGTTGCTGATCGGTGAAGTGACGCTGGCGATTGCGCTGGGCGGCTTCCTGGCAGCCTTCAACCTTTCTGATGCGCCGGTCTTTCAGCAGTTGCGCGATGTTCCGTACATCGGTCGCATGGGGCGTCTGCTCGAAGTGGAGAGCGGCACAGGACGGGTGCGCTGGTTGATCTGGTTCGGCGATGATAAAGCCGGCGGCGCCGCCGGTCTCATCCGCTCCGACCCATTGCGCATGATCGTCGGATGGGGTCCCGAAACCATGTTTGTGGCGTACAACCCGTTCTACCCCCCATCGCTCACCAGCCTCGAAGCACGATCAGCATCGCCGGATCGATCCCACCAGGCGTATCTCGATGAGATCATCAACAAAGGGTTGCTCGGGCTGATCAGTTACCTCTTTCTCCTGTTCAGTTTCTTCGCGCTGGCGTGGCGTCTGATGACGCACCTGGACGATTGGGGGTTGCAGGTGCTGATCATCGCTGCGGTTGCCGCCGTGACGGCGCACGCGGTTGAGGGATTGACCGGCATCCCGATTGTATCGACGTTGATGCTCCAATGGGTGTCTTTTGCGGTTGTCGTGTCTGCTGGCGGAATCGCCGGCATGTACCGCCTGCCCGGTATGCCGCCTGTACAGACCATGCCGGAGAAGGCATCAGCTTTGCCTGGAGCGCCAACTCCCGATAACGCGACCCGTTCAAGCAGAACGCCGAAAGACAGAGCGCCGGAGAAAGCGACAACATCTGCCCGTCAGCGCAGCGGGCGACGCGCCGAGGCGGTCAGGCGCGGATCGTCGCCTGCTCGACCGGCTGCGTCACGCACCCGCCAGGAAGGGCGTGCAGCGGCGATGGCCGTGTACGCCGTGATTCTCATCATCGCCCTGCTGGGCGTCTGGGCGTTCAATGTGGACAGCGTGCTCGCGGATATGCGGCTGCAACAGGCGCAGGGGTATATCGACAATCCGGGCGGCAGGCTGGAACAACAGATCATCGGCGCCAGTTATCTGCTCGACGCGATCCGCATGGAGCCGGATCAGGACTTCTACTACCTGACCCTTGGTCGGTCGCTGATGACCATGGTCACGCTGCGCGTCAATGAGGCGCGCCAGAACGGTGCATCGCTCGGTCAGATCGACCCGAATGCCAGCGTTGCAACGCTGCTGCAACTCGATGACACGGCGGCGCTGCAGTCGTTTGTGCTGCAACGCACGCCGATGGAACTGCTGAGTTATGCCCGCGCCGTTCTGCTGCGCGCGCAGCAACTGGCGCCGCTCAACAAGGATCACGCTGCCAACCTGGCGCGCATGTACAATTTCTGGTACCAGAACCTGAGCGGTGGTCAGGATCGCGAAGCGCTGACGCAGGCGATAGAATGGTATCAACGAGCGCACGCAATTGCGCCACAGGATGTCGCCATTCTGAACGAGTACGCTGCCGCCGTCGCCCGATCCGGCGACTACGATCAGGCGCTGGCGTTGCTCGAAAAGTCGCGCTGGCTCGACCCGCTCTACAACGATACGCCTCTGCGGATGGGCGACATCCTGCGCACGCAGGGGAAATTCGCCGACGCTGTCGATCACTACCTGATGGTGCTGGAGCGTGACCCGCGCGCGCTCGATGGGCAGATCACCGCCATCGCCGCAGCGCTCTCCTCTGATCCTGATCAGATGAAACGCCTGCGCGACGGCTACCTGGCGGCGCGATCTTCCCGCCCCGATGACCCGCAACTGTCGTCGATCATCGGATTGCTGTCGGTGCGCGCTGGCGACCTCGAAACCGCTGCAACCGCGTTTGCCGAAGCGGTACGCTTGCAACCGGACAACCTGGAAGCGCGCCAGAACTACACGATCGTGCTCAGTGATCTGCTGCGCTACGATCAGGCGGCGCAACAGGCGCAGGAACTGTTGACGCGTGCGGCGCAACGCCAGGAGACGACCGACCAGCAGCGCGCTGCGATCGAAGCCTTGCTCGGTTATCTCCGACAACGCGCGGGCGGTTGA
- a CDS encoding AEC family transporter codes for MPALLSIFLNVLAPVFLLVSFGYVAGPRLNLESRTLTRFSYFILIPAFTFDVMSSARIGATLAGQMVAYTIVVHLGCAAVGYLVATALRRPPKMVAAYMLIAIFGNVGNFGIPIIQFRFPGSDQALVAGTVYFLAISSIAFVVGVAAANWHRGSAWRAALAVVKTPALIAVPPALLVNSLQIELPPLIARSISLLAAAMIPTMLVALGVQLSGAGMPRLTFDTVLAAAVRLAAGPALALALAPLFGLDGIERAVGVLQAAMPAAVLASIIAVENDLLPEFVITTVLFSTLLSIVTLTIVLAIV; via the coding sequence GTGCCTGCTCTGCTGTCGATCTTCCTCAACGTGCTCGCGCCGGTGTTCCTGCTGGTGTCCTTTGGTTACGTCGCCGGTCCGCGTCTCAACCTTGAATCGCGGACGCTGACCCGTTTCTCGTACTTTATTCTTATTCCCGCGTTCACCTTCGACGTCATGAGCAGCGCCCGCATTGGCGCAACCCTTGCCGGGCAAATGGTGGCATATACGATTGTCGTTCACCTGGGTTGTGCGGCTGTGGGCTATCTGGTCGCAACAGCGCTGCGGCGCCCGCCGAAAATGGTGGCTGCGTATATGCTGATCGCCATTTTTGGCAATGTTGGCAACTTTGGCATTCCTATCATTCAATTCCGCTTTCCCGGCAGCGATCAGGCGCTGGTTGCCGGCACCGTCTATTTCCTGGCGATTTCCAGCATTGCCTTCGTTGTTGGGGTGGCGGCGGCAAACTGGCACCGCGGCAGCGCCTGGCGCGCAGCCCTTGCTGTTGTCAAAACGCCAGCCCTGATCGCAGTGCCGCCCGCACTGCTGGTCAACAGTTTGCAGATCGAACTCCCACCCCTCATCGCACGGTCGATCAGTCTGCTTGCTGCGGCAATGATCCCAACCATGCTGGTGGCGCTCGGCGTTCAACTTTCGGGCGCAGGTATGCCGCGCCTCACCTTCGATACCGTTCTGGCGGCGGCAGTCCGCCTGGCGGCAGGTCCGGCGCTGGCGCTGGCGCTGGCGCCGCTGTTCGGTCTCGACGGCATCGAGCGCGCGGTTGGCGTGTTGCAGGCAGCCATGCCAGCCGCCGTGCTCGCGTCGATCATTGCGGTCGAGAACGATCTGCTGCCGGAGTTTGTTATCACCACCGTCCTGTTTTCCACCCTGCTCAGCATCGTCACATTGACCATCGTTCTGGCGATTGTCTGA
- a CDS encoding TRAP transporter small permease subunit has product MQFLLRVSDAIDALNEWIGSKTAYIVMAMVAIGFVNVVARYVGRFIGVRLTSNAIIELQWYLFSIMFFLGFAYILKHNLNVRVDFWYANWTPQRRALIDLAGTLLFLIPFCIIAIIVTFNPVMFSWGRLPNGRWGPWEMSPDPDGLPRAPIKSMIIVAFVLLLLQAISQAIKYLAIVTNAVRAEQAAQIEEYHAPVVE; this is encoded by the coding sequence ATGCAGTTCCTCTTGCGCGTGAGCGATGCTATCGATGCGCTCAATGAATGGATTGGCAGCAAGACGGCGTACATTGTCATGGCGATGGTGGCGATCGGTTTTGTCAACGTTGTTGCGCGCTATGTCGGGCGTTTCATCGGCGTCCGTCTCACCTCGAACGCCATTATCGAGTTGCAGTGGTATCTCTTCTCGATCATGTTCTTTCTGGGTTTTGCCTATATTTTGAAGCACAACCTGAATGTACGGGTCGATTTCTGGTACGCGAACTGGACCCCACAGCGCCGCGCCCTGATCGATCTCGCCGGAACGCTGCTCTTCCTGATCCCCTTCTGTATCATTGCGATTATTGTGACTTTCAATCCGGTTATGTTTTCCTGGGGACGCCTGCCCAACGGCAGGTGGGGACCCTGGGAGATGTCGCCCGATCCTGATGGTCTCCCACGGGCGCCGATCAAGTCGATGATTATCGTCGCTTTTGTGCTACTCCTTTTGCAGGCGATCTCCCAGGCGATCAAATACCTTGCGATTGTGACCAATGCTGTTCGCGCCGAACAGGCGGCGCAGATCGAAGAGTACCATGCACCTGTAGTCGAATAG
- a CDS encoding TRAP transporter large permease produces MGYEWLAIAMFVGFFFLLISGYPVAFSFAGTAIVFGLIGLSLDAFKLDLLRLLPNRWFGTMSDFTLLAIPFFIYLGSVLEKSGLAEELLETVGILLGPLRGGIALAVVAVGTLLAATTGVVAATIIAMGLISLPIMVRLGYDKGLATGAITSSGTLAQMIPPSLVLVVLSDQIGVSVGDLFAGALIPGLMLAGSYALYCLVIAYLKPDLAPPLPLEMRQIRGWALFAKSMKALVPPIALIFAVLGSIFFGLATPTEAGSVGAVGAILLAWANKRLSWKLLADSALSTARTSTLVIMILFCSTFFSLVFDGLGGTKFVTEILTGLPGGLLAFIIVSNIVVFLLGIFLEFVEICFIVMPLFVPAASALGVDMVWFGIMMAVNLQTAFISPPVGFSLFYLQSVAPKEVETADIHKGAIPFMVLQLVVLILVILFPGTVTWLVERVAG; encoded by the coding sequence ATGGGGTACGAGTGGCTGGCTATCGCCATGTTCGTCGGGTTCTTCTTTCTCCTGATTAGCGGGTACCCGGTGGCTTTCTCATTTGCGGGAACGGCGATTGTCTTCGGGTTGATCGGATTGTCGCTCGATGCGTTCAAACTCGACCTGCTCCGCCTGCTGCCGAACCGCTGGTTTGGGACGATGTCCGACTTTACGTTGCTGGCGATCCCTTTTTTCATCTATCTCGGTTCGGTGCTCGAAAAATCAGGGCTGGCTGAAGAGCTGCTCGAAACCGTTGGCATTCTGCTCGGTCCGCTACGCGGCGGCATCGCTCTCGCCGTTGTTGCAGTGGGGACGCTCCTGGCAGCCACCACCGGCGTTGTTGCTGCGACGATCATTGCGATGGGGTTGATCTCGCTACCGATCATGGTGCGCCTGGGGTACGACAAAGGCCTGGCGACCGGCGCGATCACATCATCGGGAACGCTGGCGCAGATGATTCCGCCGAGTCTGGTGCTGGTGGTGCTCAGCGATCAGATCGGCGTTTCGGTCGGCGATCTCTTCGCCGGCGCATTGATTCCGGGGTTGATGCTGGCCGGTTCGTATGCGCTCTACTGTCTGGTCATCGCCTATCTCAAACCAGACCTCGCGCCTCCTCTGCCACTGGAAATGCGCCAGATCCGTGGATGGGCGCTGTTCGCCAAATCGATGAAGGCGCTGGTACCGCCAATTGCGTTGATCTTTGCCGTGCTCGGAAGTATTTTCTTCGGTCTGGCGACGCCGACTGAAGCTGGATCGGTTGGCGCGGTCGGTGCGATCCTGCTCGCCTGGGCGAATAAGCGCCTGAGCTGGAAGTTGCTGGCAGACTCGGCGCTCAGCACGGCGCGCACCAGTACGCTGGTGATTATGATCCTGTTCTGCTCCACGTTCTTCTCCCTGGTGTTCGATGGTCTGGGCGGCACAAAGTTTGTCACCGAGATTCTGACCGGTCTTCCGGGCGGGTTGCTGGCGTTCATTATTGTCAGTAACATCGTTGTCTTCCTGCTCGGCATTTTCCTGGAATTCGTCGAGATCTGCTTTATTGTCATGCCGCTCTTTGTTCCCGCCGCAAGTGCGCTCGGCGTCGATATGGTCTGGTTCGGCATCATGATGGCGGTCAATCTCCAGACCGCGTTCATCTCGCCACCGGTCGGCTTCTCGCTCTTCTACCTTCAGAGTGTGGCGCCAAAGGAAGTGGAAACTGCCGATATTCACAAAGGGGCAATACCGTTCATGGTGTTGCAACTCGTTGTGCTGATCCTGGTCATTCTGTTCCCCGGCACCGTTACCTGGCTGGTCGAGCGGGTCGCGGGGTAG
- a CDS encoding DNA-methyltransferase, which produces MMNTNLLEDDVVGKIYLADNIDVLRTLPSESVDLIYIDPPFNTGKVQERTQLKTVRSESGDRVGFQGHRYESIVVGKKRFADLFDDYLAFLEPRLVEAHRILAPHGCLYVHLDYREVHYCKVLLDAIFDRACFLNEIIWAYDYGGRPRDRWPPKHDTILLYAKVPGQHVFNLDAIERIPYMAPGLVGPEKAARGKLPTDTWWHTIVPTNGSEKTGYPTQKPLGILRRIIQASSHPGAVVLDFFAGSGTTGIAALELGRRFILVDNSQEALQVMARRFDGIRGITWVGFDPMPYQKGEKQYRLF; this is translated from the coding sequence ATGATGAACACGAATCTCCTTGAGGACGATGTTGTCGGCAAAATCTACCTTGCCGACAACATCGACGTGCTGCGCACCCTTCCGTCGGAATCGGTAGACCTGATCTACATCGATCCCCCCTTCAACACCGGAAAAGTCCAGGAGCGCACCCAGCTCAAGACCGTGCGCTCTGAAAGCGGCGACCGTGTCGGCTTCCAGGGACATCGCTACGAGAGTATTGTTGTAGGGAAGAAGCGCTTTGCCGATCTCTTCGACGACTACCTGGCATTCCTGGAACCGCGTCTTGTCGAGGCGCACCGTATTCTGGCGCCGCATGGGTGCCTCTACGTTCACCTGGACTACCGCGAGGTGCATTACTGCAAGGTGCTGCTGGATGCCATCTTCGACCGCGCCTGCTTTTTGAACGAGATTATCTGGGCTTATGACTACGGCGGGCGTCCGAGGGACCGATGGCCTCCCAAGCACGACACCATCCTGCTCTACGCGAAGGTTCCCGGTCAGCATGTGTTCAATCTGGACGCAATCGAGCGCATCCCGTACATGGCGCCGGGACTGGTCGGACCTGAGAAGGCGGCGCGCGGGAAACTCCCAACCGATACATGGTGGCACACGATTGTTCCGACGAACGGTTCTGAGAAGACCGGGTATCCGACCCAGAAGCCGCTGGGGATTCTCCGCCGGATCATCCAGGCATCGTCTCACCCAGGGGCAGTCGTGCTCGACTTCTTCGCCGGTAGCGGGACGACGGGGATAGCGGCGCTGGAGTTGGGTCGGCGTTTCATTCTGGTGGACAACAGCCAGGAAGCCCTCCAGGTGATGGCCAGGCGATTCGATGGTATCAGGGGTATTACGTGGGTCGGTTTCGATCCGATGCCGTACCAGAAGGGCGAAAAGCAATATAGGCTGTTCTAA
- a CDS encoding helix-turn-helix domain-containing protein, with product MPARRTLHLCIEEREALEDLRDHAPKPYLRERAAALLLIASGVPPAVVARERLLRPRHPETVSRWLNRWEAEGIDSLPIRDGRGRKPAFSP from the coding sequence ATGCCGGCACGCCGGACCCTTCACTTGTGCATCGAGGAACGGGAGGCCCTCGAAGACCTGCGCGATCACGCTCCCAAGCCCTATTTGCGCGAACGGGCGGCGGCATTACTGCTCATCGCGTCCGGCGTACCGCCTGCCGTCGTGGCGCGCGAACGCTTGCTGCGTCCGCGCCATCCGGAAACCGTCTCTCGCTGGCTGAATCGCTGGGAAGCCGAGGGCATCGATAGCCTCCCCATCCGGGACGGACGCGGGCGCAAGCCCGCTTTTTCCCCCTGA
- a CDS encoding IS630 family transposase, protein MEHLVRRDPRQCGLTQTRWTLDAIRSPLVWGRDAALRGIARILDRLGITWQRARSHGHSPDPHDQAKLQEIADVVEDARAHPNQVVTVYLDEVTVTRRPTLANGYGRAGADQVRAERSRATDGDLRIVGSLDVVTGQVVTRRAKTIGLATLVRFYQDLHAAYPEAERIDVILDNWPVHFHPDVLVALEPQTTRWAFSRPGNWPATPSGRAVRRAGDVRLPIQLMPLPTYASWCNPIEKLWRWMRQEVTRVHRWATDLDQLRSHLDAFFASFATGSSKLLQYVGLG, encoded by the coding sequence GTGGAGCATCTGGTCCGCCGTGACCCGCGGCAGTGTGGGCTGACCCAGACGCGCTGGACCCTGGACGCCATCCGCAGCCCGTTGGTGTGGGGACGCGACGCCGCGCTGCGCGGGATCGCCCGCATCCTGGATCGGTTGGGCATCACCTGGCAGCGCGCCCGCAGTCATGGGCATAGCCCTGATCCTCACGATCAGGCCAAACTGCAGGAGATTGCGGACGTGGTGGAGGATGCCCGCGCGCACCCCAACCAGGTGGTGACCGTGTATCTGGATGAAGTCACGGTCACCCGGCGCCCGACCCTGGCCAACGGGTATGGACGGGCAGGCGCCGATCAGGTGCGGGCGGAACGGAGTCGGGCGACCGATGGTGACCTGCGCATCGTGGGCAGTTTGGACGTCGTGACGGGCCAGGTGGTCACCCGGCGGGCGAAGACGATTGGCCTGGCGACGCTGGTGCGATTCTACCAGGATCTGCACGCTGCCTATCCTGAGGCTGAGCGCATCGATGTCATTCTGGATAATTGGCCGGTCCATTTTCATCCGGATGTCCTGGTGGCGCTCGAGCCGCAAACGACCCGCTGGGCGTTTTCCCGTCCTGGCAATTGGCCGGCCACGCCCAGTGGACGGGCCGTGCGCCGGGCTGGAGATGTCCGCCTGCCCATCCAACTGATGCCGTTGCCGACGTATGCGTCGTGGTGCAATCCGATCGAGAAGCTGTGGCGGTGGATGCGTCAGGAGGTCACCCGCGTGCATCGCTGGGCGACGGATCTCGATCAGTTGCGCAGCCATCTGGATGCCTTCTTCGCGTCGTTTGCAACCGGCTCGTCAAAGCTTTTACAGTATGTCGGTCTCGGATAG